The region CGTGGACTTCACCGAGCGCATCCGCGGCCAGGAACGGTTCGACCGGCTGGACGACCTCATCGTCGCGATGCGGCGCGACGTCGAGCGCTGCCGCGCCGTCCTGGGGGTCTCCTGAGCCGGGGAGACCGCCCCCACGCTGCGTGCACGCCCGCGCCCTCCGTGTTTGCGGTAGGGTGGAGTCGTCCACGTGTGCCCCGCACGAGGTCACGGTAGCGTGACCCGAGGGGGAGCGCGATGTCCTCCCGCCGTCGGCGGGAGCCGCGCGGCACACCCGACGGTGACTGTTCGTACGCGTGGTCACCGCGTCTGACCCCGGTCCCTTCCGGCCGGGTTCGCCCTGCGTACCGAATCATTGAGAAAAGGAACGACGTGTCGATCGACGCCGCCACCAAAGAGAAGATCATCGCCGAGTACGCCACCGGCGAGGGCGACACCGGCTCCCCCGAGGTCCAGGTCGCGCTGCTCACGCACCGCATCACCGAGCTCACCGAGCACCTCAAGGACCACAAGCACGACCACCACAGCCGTCGCGGCCTGCTCCTGATGGTCGGCCGTCGCCGCCGTCTCCTCAAGTACATCGCCAAGCAGGACATCACCCGCTACCGCTCGCTGATCGAGCGCCTGGGCCTGCGCCGCTAGGACGTCGGAGGGAGCGGCTTCGGCCGCTCCCCCTTTCTTAGTAGGGTGTACGTGTCGGCGGTCACCGCCGCACCCGCACGCCAACTGAACAGAGACCACCCGCGCCCATCACTCCCTCGGCCGCAGAGTCGAGGCCGGTCCTCGGTAGTGGCCTCCGGAAGGTCCCGTCACGGGACCCCGTGGGCTTCGATCGATGACCGGCCGTCATCAACTCCGGGGCACGGACGCGGGGAACGAACACACGCGCCGGACCAGCGGGTCCGGCGCATCCCAACGCGAACACGTGTAGTAGGAGGTCGCCCATGGAGGGCGTTTACTCTGCCGAAGCCGTCATCGACAACGGCAAGTTCGGCACCCGTACCATCCGCTTCGAGACCGGTCGCCTGGCCCGCCAGGCCGCCGGTTCGGCGACGGTGTACCTGGACGACGAGACCGTCGTGCTGTCCGCCACCACCGCCTCGAAGCGACCCAAGGACAACCTCGACTTCTTCCCGCTGACGGTGGACGTCGAGGAGCGCATGTACGCGGCCGGCCGCATCCCCGGCTCGTTCTTCCGGCGTGAGGGCCGTCCCTCCGAGGACGCCATCCTCACCTGCCGCCTGATCGACCGGCCGCTGCGCCCGTCGTTCAAGAAGGGTCTGCGCAACGAGATCCAGATCGTCGAGACGATCCTGGCCCTGCACCCGGACCACCTGTACGACGTCGTGGCCATCAACGCCGCCTCGATGTCCACCCAGATCGCCGGGCTGCCCTTCTCGGGTCCGATCGGCGGCGTGCGCGTCGCCCTGATCGACGGCCAGTGGGTCGGCTTCCCGACGCACTCGGAGCTGGACAACGCCACCTTCGACATGGTGGTCGCCGGTCGCGTCCTGGAGGACGGCGACGTCGCGATCATGATGGTGGAGGCCGAGTCCACGGTCCACACCCTCAAGCTGGTCGCCGAGGGCGCCGTCGGCCCCAACGAGCAGACGGTGGCCGAGGGCCTGGAGGCCGCCAAGCCCTTCATCAAGGTGCTGTGCCGCGCCCAGCAGGCCGTCGCGGACCAGACCAGCCGCGAGGAGGGCGAGTTCCCGATCTTCCTCGACTACGAGGACGACGTGTACTCCGCCGTCGACTCCGCCGTGCGCGAGGACCTGTCCAAGGCGCTGACCATCGCGGACAAGCAGGACCGCGAGGCCGAGCTGGACAAGGTCAAGGCCGCCGCGGCCGAGAAGCTCGCCGAGGACTTCGAGGGCCGCGAGAAGGAGGTCTCGGCCGCCTTCCGCTCGCTCACCAAGAACCTGATGCGCGAGCGCGTCCTGCGCGACAAGGTCCGCATCGACGGCCGCGGCCCCAAGGACATCCGCCCGCTGTCCGCCGAGGTCGGCGTGCTGCCGCGCGTCCACGGCTCGGCGCTCTTCGAGCGCGGTGAGACCCAGATCCTGGGCGTCACCACCCTGAACATGCTGCGCATGGAGCAGACGGTCGACACTCTCAACCCCGAGAAGACCAAGCGCTACATGCACAACTACAACTTCCCGCCCTACTCCACCGGTGAGACCGGCCGGGTGGGCTCGCCCAAGCGGCGCGAGATCGGGCACGGCGCCCTCGCCGAGCGCGCCCTGATCCCGGTCCTGCCCTCGCGCGAGGAGTTCCCGTACGCCATCCGCCAGGTCTCCGAGGCGCTGGGCTCCAACGGCTCCACCTCGATGGGCTCGGTCTGCGCCTCCACCATGGCCCTGCTGTCGGCCGGCGTGCCGCTCAAGGAGATGGTGTCCGGCATCGCCATGGGCCTGATCAGCGAGGGCGACGAGTTCGTCACCCTCACCGACATCCTCGGCGCCGAGGACGCGTTCGGCGACATGGACTTCAAGGTCGCCGGCACCCGTGAGCTCATCACGGCCCTGCAGCTCGACACCAAGCTCGACGGCATCCCCGCCGAGCAGCTGGCGCTCGCGCTCCAGCAGGCCCGCGGCGCGCGCCTGGCGATCCTCGACGTCATGCAGGAGGCCATCGAGCGTCCGGCCGAGATGAGCCCGAACGCTCCGCGCATCCTGACCGTCAAGGTCCCCGTCGACAAGATCGGCGAGGTCATCGGCCCCAAGGGCAAGATGATCAACTCGATCCAGGACGAGACCGGCGCCGAGATCACGATCGAGGACGACGGCACCATCTACATCGGTGCCACCGACGGCCCCTCGGCCGAGGCCGCCCGCGACACGATCAACCAGATCGCCAACCCGACGATGCCCGAGGTCGGCGACCGCTACCTGGGCACCGTCGTCAAGACCACGACGTTCGGCGCGTTCGTGTCGCTGCTGCCCGGCAAGGACGGCCTGCTGCACATCTCGCAGATCCGCAAGCTGCACGGCGGCAAGCGGATCGAGAACCTCGACGACGTGATCAGCATCGGCGAGAAGATCCAGGTCGAGATCCGCGAGATCGACGACCGCGGCAAGCTGTCGCTGGTCCCGGTCGAGGTCGTCGAGGCGGAGGCCGCCCAGGCGGCTCCGGCCGCTCCGGCCGAGGGCGACGCCCCGGCCGAGGCCGAGGACAAGGACGGCGACAACGGCGAGGGCGCCCCGCGCCGGCGCCGCCGCCGCTCGAGCAGCCGCTCCGAGAACACCTGATCCGCTCTGAACACGTGAGGGGGCGGTCGCACCGTGGGTGCGGCCGCCCCCACCGCGTATCCTCGGGCGGTAGGTCCCACGCACACGACGCGAAGAAGAAGGATTCATGAGTTCTGTCCCCATCGCCGCCGAGCAGGAGCCGGGCACGACCGTGACGCTGCTGGAAGCGGACGGCGGCTCCGGCCTGGTGCGCCGGACCGTGCTGCCCGGCGGACTGCGCGTGGTCACCGAGCACATCCCCGGCGGGCGCTCCGCCGCGTTCGGGATCTCGGCGACCACGGGCTCGCGCGACGAGGACGCCGCGCACGCCGGTTCGGCGCACTTCCTGGAGCACCTGCTGTTCAAGGGGACCCGGACCCGGTCGGCGCTGGAGATCTCCGCGCTGCTGGACGGGGTGGGCGCCGACCACAACGCCTACACCACCAAGGAGCACACCTGCTACTACGCGAAGGTGCTCGACCGCGACCTGCCGCTGGCCATCGACGTGGTCGGTGACATGGTCGCCAACTCGGTGCTGGACGAGGGCGAGGTGGAGACCGAGCGCGGCGTGATCCTGGAGGAGATCGCCATGTACGAGGACGAGCCCGCCGACCTGGTGGACGACGTCTACGCGGCGCACTTCTTCGGGGACACCCCGCTGGGGCGGCCGATCCTGGGCACCATCGACACCATCAAGGCGCTGCCCCGGGAGCGGATCGCCGAGCAGTACCGGGACGCCTACGTCCCCTCGGAGCTGATCGTCACGGCGGCCGGGAGCCTGGACCACGACCTGGTGGTGGAGCAGGTCCGGGAGATGTTCGCCGAGCGGCTGGCCGCCGCGGGCGACGCCCGCCCGGCGGGGCCGCGCATCGGCGGCGGCCCGGTCCCCACCTTCGGCGGCCAGGTGGTGCAGCCGCGCGACACCGAGCAGGCGCACATCATCCTGGGGTCGGAGGGCATCATGCGCACCGACCCGCGCTGGCACGCGCTGCGGCTGCTCAGCGCCGCCCTGGGCGGCGGCATGTCCTCGCGCCTGTTCCAGGAGGTGCGCGAGAAGCGCGGCCTGGCCTACGCGGTGCACGCCTACCACACCGGCTACGCCGACACCGGGACCTTCCAGATCTACGCGGGCTGCCTGCCGGAGAAGGCCGACGAGGTCATCGGGGTGTGCCGGGACGAGCTGGCCAAGGTGGCGGCGTCGGGGATCACCGACGAGGAGCTGCGCCGGGCCAAGGGGCAGATCCAGGGCTCCCTGGTGCTGGGCAGCGAGGGCACCAACGCCCGGATGGGCCGCCTGCTGGGGCACGAGCTGAACCACCCGCGCCACTTCTCCATCGACGAGGACCTGGCCCGGTTCGACGCCGTCACCGACGCCGAGGTCGCCGAGGTCGCCGCCGAGCTGCTGTCGCGCCCGCGGGCGCTCGCGGTCATCGGCCCCTACGACGAGGGCCGCACCTTCTGACCTCCCGGCCGGCCGTACGGGCCCGCACCCCGCACCGGGCGGGGCGCGGGCCCGCTGTGCGCCCGGTCAGCCTTCGAGCAGGGTGTCCCCGACGTAGCCGCCCTCGGCGCAGCCCGGGGGGACGGCGAACACGGCCGAGCCGACGGCGGTGACCCACTCGTTGAGCAGGTCCAGCTCGTCCAGCCTGCGCTGGATGGGGACGAA is a window of Nocardiopsis changdeensis DNA encoding:
- the rpsO gene encoding 30S ribosomal protein S15, yielding MSIDAATKEKIIAEYATGEGDTGSPEVQVALLTHRITELTEHLKDHKHDHHSRRGLLLMVGRRRRLLKYIAKQDITRYRSLIERLGLRR
- a CDS encoding polyribonucleotide nucleotidyltransferase; translation: MEGVYSAEAVIDNGKFGTRTIRFETGRLARQAAGSATVYLDDETVVLSATTASKRPKDNLDFFPLTVDVEERMYAAGRIPGSFFRREGRPSEDAILTCRLIDRPLRPSFKKGLRNEIQIVETILALHPDHLYDVVAINAASMSTQIAGLPFSGPIGGVRVALIDGQWVGFPTHSELDNATFDMVVAGRVLEDGDVAIMMVEAESTVHTLKLVAEGAVGPNEQTVAEGLEAAKPFIKVLCRAQQAVADQTSREEGEFPIFLDYEDDVYSAVDSAVREDLSKALTIADKQDREAELDKVKAAAAEKLAEDFEGREKEVSAAFRSLTKNLMRERVLRDKVRIDGRGPKDIRPLSAEVGVLPRVHGSALFERGETQILGVTTLNMLRMEQTVDTLNPEKTKRYMHNYNFPPYSTGETGRVGSPKRREIGHGALAERALIPVLPSREEFPYAIRQVSEALGSNGSTSMGSVCASTMALLSAGVPLKEMVSGIAMGLISEGDEFVTLTDILGAEDAFGDMDFKVAGTRELITALQLDTKLDGIPAEQLALALQQARGARLAILDVMQEAIERPAEMSPNAPRILTVKVPVDKIGEVIGPKGKMINSIQDETGAEITIEDDGTIYIGATDGPSAEAARDTINQIANPTMPEVGDRYLGTVVKTTTFGAFVSLLPGKDGLLHISQIRKLHGGKRIENLDDVISIGEKIQVEIREIDDRGKLSLVPVEVVEAEAAQAAPAAPAEGDAPAEAEDKDGDNGEGAPRRRRRRSSSRSENT
- a CDS encoding M16 family metallopeptidase — translated: MSSVPIAAEQEPGTTVTLLEADGGSGLVRRTVLPGGLRVVTEHIPGGRSAAFGISATTGSRDEDAAHAGSAHFLEHLLFKGTRTRSALEISALLDGVGADHNAYTTKEHTCYYAKVLDRDLPLAIDVVGDMVANSVLDEGEVETERGVILEEIAMYEDEPADLVDDVYAAHFFGDTPLGRPILGTIDTIKALPRERIAEQYRDAYVPSELIVTAAGSLDHDLVVEQVREMFAERLAAAGDARPAGPRIGGGPVPTFGGQVVQPRDTEQAHIILGSEGIMRTDPRWHALRLLSAALGGGMSSRLFQEVREKRGLAYAVHAYHTGYADTGTFQIYAGCLPEKADEVIGVCRDELAKVAASGITDEELRRAKGQIQGSLVLGSEGTNARMGRLLGHELNHPRHFSIDEDLARFDAVTDAEVAEVAAELLSRPRALAVIGPYDEGRTF